The following are encoded together in the Rhinopithecus roxellana isolate Shanxi Qingling chromosome 5, ASM756505v1, whole genome shotgun sequence genome:
- the TNFAIP8L3 gene encoding tumor necrosis factor alpha-induced protein 8-like protein 3 isoform X3 has translation MTSYCLQEISRGPDVFSSKSLALQAQKKILSKIASKTVANMLIDDTSSEIFDELYKVTKEHTHNKKEAHKIMKDLIKVAIKIGILYRNNQFSQEELVIVEKFRKKLNQTAMTIVSFYEVEYTFDRNVLSNLLHECKDLVHELVQRHLTPRTHGRINHVFNHFANVEFLSTLYSLDGDCRPNLKRICEGINKLLDEKVL, from the exons ATGACTTCCTACTGCCTTCAGGAAATATCTCGAG GTCCTGATGTTTTTAGTTCAAAGAGTCTTGCTCTTCAAGCCCAGAAGAAGATTCTGAGCAAAATAGCCAGCAAAACTGTGGCCAACATGTTGATTGATGACACCAGCAGTGAGATCTTTGATGAGCTCTACAAAGTCACCAAAGAGCACACTCACAACAAGAAGGAAGCCCACAAGATCATGAAAGACTTAATCAAGGTGGCGATCAAAATCGGGATCCTCTACCGAAACAACCAGTTTAGCCAAGAGGAGCTTGTTATTGTGGAGAAGTTCCGGAAGAAGCTGAACCAGACCGCCATGACCATCGTCAGCTTCTATGAGGTGGAATACACCTTCGATAGGAACGTGCTCTCCAATCTCCTGCATGAGTGCAAGGACCTGGTACATGAACTGGTGCAGCGGCACCTGACGCCCAGGACCCACGGGCGCATCAACCACGTCTTTAACCACTTCGCCAATGTGGAGTTCCTCTCTACCCTTTATAGTCTGGATGGAGACTGTAGACCCAACCTCAAGAGGATTTGTGAAGGAATCAATAAGTTGCTAGATGAGAAAGTCCTTTAA
- the TNFAIP8L3 gene encoding tumor necrosis factor alpha-induced protein 8-like protein 3 isoform X2: MDSDSGEQSEGEPVTAAGPDVFSSKSLALQAQKKILSKIASKTVANMLIDDTSSEIFDELYKVTKEHTHNKKEAHKIMKDLIKVAIKIGILYRNNQFSQEELVIVEKFRKKLNQTAMTIVSFYEVEYTFDRNVLSNLLHECKDLVHELVQRHLTPRTHGRINHVFNHFANVEFLSTLYSLDGDCRPNLKRICEGINKLLDEKVL, encoded by the exons ATGGACTCAGATTCCGGGGAGCAGAGCGAGGGCGAGCCCGTGACCGCCGCAG GTCCTGATGTTTTTAGTTCAAAGAGTCTTGCTCTTCAAGCCCAGAAGAAGATTCTGAGCAAAATAGCCAGCAAAACTGTGGCCAACATGTTGATTGATGACACCAGCAGTGAGATCTTTGATGAGCTCTACAAAGTCACCAAAGAGCACACTCACAACAAGAAGGAAGCCCACAAGATCATGAAAGACTTAATCAAGGTGGCGATCAAAATCGGGATCCTCTACCGAAACAACCAGTTTAGCCAAGAGGAGCTTGTTATTGTGGAGAAGTTCCGGAAGAAGCTGAACCAGACCGCCATGACCATCGTCAGCTTCTATGAGGTGGAATACACCTTCGATAGGAACGTGCTCTCCAATCTCCTGCATGAGTGCAAGGACCTGGTACATGAACTGGTGCAGCGGCACCTGACGCCCAGGACCCACGGGCGCATCAACCACGTCTTTAACCACTTCGCCAATGTGGAGTTCCTCTCTACCCTTTATAGTCTGGATGGAGACTGTAGACCCAACCTCAAGAGGATTTGTGAAGGAATCAATAAGTTGCTAGATGAGAAAGTCCTTTAA
- the TNFAIP8L3 gene encoding tumor necrosis factor alpha-induced protein 8-like protein 3 isoform X1: MNVLPRHSLILSNRRKPPTAVGRLAAGLCPPPLARSAPHPRVYAPGTGSPSARAHGSRRSCSSEGPDVFSSKSLALQAQKKILSKIASKTVANMLIDDTSSEIFDELYKVTKEHTHNKKEAHKIMKDLIKVAIKIGILYRNNQFSQEELVIVEKFRKKLNQTAMTIVSFYEVEYTFDRNVLSNLLHECKDLVHELVQRHLTPRTHGRINHVFNHFANVEFLSTLYSLDGDCRPNLKRICEGINKLLDEKVL, from the exons atgaatgtccTCCCCCGCCACTCCCTGATACTGAGCAACAGGAGGAAGCCACCCACAGCCGTGGGTCGACTTGCCGCCGGGCTCTGCCCACCTCCACTGGCCCGCTCCGCCCCCCACCCACGGGTCTACGCACCTGGGACCGGCTCGCCCTCCGCACGTGCCCACGGCTCCCGGCGCTCGTGCAGCTCTGAAG GTCCTGATGTTTTTAGTTCAAAGAGTCTTGCTCTTCAAGCCCAGAAGAAGATTCTGAGCAAAATAGCCAGCAAAACTGTGGCCAACATGTTGATTGATGACACCAGCAGTGAGATCTTTGATGAGCTCTACAAAGTCACCAAAGAGCACACTCACAACAAGAAGGAAGCCCACAAGATCATGAAAGACTTAATCAAGGTGGCGATCAAAATCGGGATCCTCTACCGAAACAACCAGTTTAGCCAAGAGGAGCTTGTTATTGTGGAGAAGTTCCGGAAGAAGCTGAACCAGACCGCCATGACCATCGTCAGCTTCTATGAGGTGGAATACACCTTCGATAGGAACGTGCTCTCCAATCTCCTGCATGAGTGCAAGGACCTGGTACATGAACTGGTGCAGCGGCACCTGACGCCCAGGACCCACGGGCGCATCAACCACGTCTTTAACCACTTCGCCAATGTGGAGTTCCTCTCTACCCTTTATAGTCTGGATGGAGACTGTAGACCCAACCTCAAGAGGATTTGTGAAGGAATCAATAAGTTGCTAGATGAGAAAGTCCTTTAA